The Stigmatella aurantiaca DW4/3-1 genome contains the following window.
ACCATCTCGGAGTTCAACCGGAACATGTTGGTGGAGCTCTACGGCGAGGAAGCCGCCCGGAAGGTCATCGTGGTGCGCTGTGGGGTGGATCAGGACATCTTCCGTCCCCGCCCGCGCCCTCGCGGCGCTCACGTGCCGGTCATCCTGTGCGTGGCGAGCCTGCGGGACTACAAGGGCCACTCCTACCTCATCGAGGCCTGCCGCCAGCTCAAGGAGGCAGGAACGCGCTTCCGGTGTCAGTTGGTCGGAGATGGTCCGCTGCGGAGGCAGCTCGAAGCCGAGGTGGAGAAGGCCGGGGTCCAGGCGGAGATCGAGTTCCTGGGCAGCCGGCGTCGCAACGAGGTCGCGGCCCTGCTGGCCCGCGCGGACGTGGTCGTCCAGCCCAGCGTGGTGGCCGCCTCGGGGCAGATGGAGGGCATTCCCGTGTCGCTCATGGAGGCGCTGGCGAGCGAAGCGCCCGTCGTGGCGACCCGCATCTCGGCCATTCCAGAGTTGATCCTCGACGAGGAGACAGGGCTGCTGGTCCCCGAGAAGGATGCCCGGGCGTTGGCGGGCGCCCTCCTGCGGTTGCTCGGCGATCGCCACATGGCCCAGCGGCTGGGCCGCAATGGACGCCGGCGGGTGCTGCAACACTTCAATCTGCGGGGCAATGTCGTCCGTTTGGCGGAGAGCCTCGCGGCGGGAGCAGCCCTCCCTCCGCTCACCCCACAGGCCGAGGGCATTCCGGAGCAGCTCCGGGGCCGCGAGGGGCGCACCTCCCGCCGGAGCCGTCAGCGCGTGCGCGTCAAGAAGAGTGCCTGATTCCCAGCCGGTGGCGAGCGCCGGCCGGGAGGGCGCGGGGCTATTCGAAGGAGGCTTCGGAAGGGGCAGCGCGGCGGATGGGCCGGCCCTCGCCAAACAGGAAGCCCAGCTTGACCTGGAAGAAGCCTCCGTCGAATCCAGAGAGCACCTCTGAGTCCGAATCGCTGGTGTTCACCGAGCCTACGACCGGCACGGAGAACGCGACTTCGGGCATCAGCCGGAAGCCGCTGCCGATGCGCAGCGCATAGCCGATCGACCCACCGACGCTCAGCACATTGACGCTGCCGTTGGCGTTGTCCCCTCCCACGGAGACCCGCGCACCGCTCACGCGGGGGCCCAGAACAAACTCAGAGCCTCCGTCGGTCTTGAAGCCGATGAGCAGCGGCAAGGCCAGGTTGGTGTAGCCCACGTCATCCTCGTCCGAACCGAGGTAGACCCCGGAGATGGAGGGTGCCAGCGAGATGGCCAGGTCTGGGTTGTCGGGGCTGGTGAGCAGGAATTTGGTCTGCAATTCCGCCAGGGAGAACCCAAATCTCACCCCGAGATCGATGCGGTCGGTGACACCGTAACGCAGCGCCAGATCGAGGTGCGGGTAGGTGGCGGCATCGAAAGTTGAGTCACCGTCGTCGATATCGTCGATGTCGTCGAAATCGGCAGCGGAGCTGCTTCCGGCGTCATCCTCGGACAAGATCCCCACGCCCTGGATGCCGGGCTCAACGGCGAATTGGAACTTGCCCTGGCCCAGCGTGTCCGCTGTCTGCACATGGCTGATGGAAACACACCCGGTTCCCAGCAGCCCCATGAGGAGGGCCGCTGCTGTGATACCCCACTGCATCCGCATGATGATTCCCCGTTGTTCGGTCACTTCGGCCGGAGGGCCTGAGGCGGCGCTCTCGCCAGTTGTGCTCGCTCATACGGGCGCCGAGCGTCCGTATTCACCGGGGTTATTTGGGCGATGACCGCGGGCTACAGGCTCTTGCCGTCGACGGGGGTAACGCGGAGGGCCGCCAGATCCACCCCTTCCAGGCAGCGCACGTTGATGGCGTACATCTGGCGGCCATCCGGCGCGGTTCCGCTGGCGAAGGATTCGACCCCACAGGTCCGGCAGAAGAGGTGGTGGATCACCTTCTTGTTGAACTGGTAGTCCGAGACCGCGTCCTTGCCGGACAGGAGCTTGAACTGGTCCGCGCCCACGAAGGACAGCAGCGCTCCTTTCTTCGTGCAGACGGAACAGTTACACGAAATCACCTGGTTCAGGTCCGCTGTTACCTCGTATTGGATCTGGCCGCAGTGACAGCCGCCTGTGTACTTCTGGGGAGTGGTCATGCCCCTCACCATGAACGCCGCCGCGGGGGACCGTCAACACTCTGGCGGTGCGCTTCGGTACAGTCTTCCCCCCTGTTCGAGCCCTGGAGGCCCCTGCGT
Protein-coding sequences here:
- a CDS encoding glycosyltransferase family 4 protein, producing MSRSVSGRSRRVAYLMSWFPAVTETFILYEILELERLGVQVEVFPLFGRHGTVRHPGASKLIARAHYRRMVSWAMVSAQLYWLWHSPLRYLAAWWMALSGNRHSWGFFVRAFAVIPKAALFAREMQRLQIEHVHAHWATHPTLAALVIQRLTGLSFSFTCHAHDLFVDRTMLDQKLAAASFAVTISEFNRNMLVELYGEEAARKVIVVRCGVDQDIFRPRPRPRGAHVPVILCVASLRDYKGHSYLIEACRQLKEAGTRFRCQLVGDGPLRRQLEAEVEKAGVQAEIEFLGSRRRNEVAALLARADVVVQPSVVAASGQMEGIPVSLMEALASEAPVVATRISAIPELILDEETGLLVPEKDARALAGALLRLLGDRHMAQRLGRNGRRRVLQHFNLRGNVVRLAESLAAGAALPPLTPQAEGIPEQLRGREGRTSRRSRQRVRVKKSA
- a CDS encoding GFA family protein; the encoded protein is MTTPQKYTGGCHCGQIQYEVTADLNQVISCNCSVCTKKGALLSFVGADQFKLLSGKDAVSDYQFNKKVIHHLFCRTCGVESFASGTAPDGRQMYAINVRCLEGVDLAALRVTPVDGKSL